A genomic region of Rhipicephalus sanguineus isolate Rsan-2018 chromosome 1, BIME_Rsan_1.4, whole genome shotgun sequence contains the following coding sequences:
- the LOC125757015 gene encoding uncharacterized protein LOC125757015, translating to MLSDYHYREICRKKSTGQGGITWKFYWEIHQFLGTLPVNDRSLTEEIGCGPGETVDQIVHSMVHGTSEEEAVCGEPDLPSPARSPPQPSRPPSPVTADGADRITSTPSVPTTPAENTRATAPLQPTKRTKSDSRRNHKDTLLAQLVEEQKLMRQFLESSKKQEQEARERLAKFQEKAGEREDRLIGILEKIANQ from the exons ATGCTTTCCGATTACCATTACAGAGAAATCTGCAGAAAGAAATCTACCGGACAAGGAGGCATCACCTGGAAATTTTATTGGGAGATCCATCAATTTTTAGGTACGCTCCCTGTCAATGACAGGAGCTTAACGGAAGAGATTGGCTGCGGGCCTGGAGAGACTGTGGATCAG aTTGTGCACAGCATGGTGCATGGCACGTCTGAAGAAGAAGCAGTTTGCGGTGAGCCTGATTTGCCCAGCCCGGCCCGGTCACCACCCCAGCCCAGCCGTCCCCCCAGCCCTGTCACTGCTGATGGCGCTGACCGCATTACATCAACACCAAGTGTCCCCACCACACCTGCAGAAAACACCAGGGCAACGGCCCCACTGCAGCCTACTAAGCGCACAAAAAGTGACAGCAGGCGAAATCACAAGGACACCCTGCTGGCACAGCTCGTAGAGGAGCAGAAGCTTATGCGACAGTTTCTGGAAAGCTCAAAAAAACAAGAGCAGGAAGCTCGTGAACGCCTTGCCAAGTTTCAAGAGAAGGCAGGCGAAAGAGAGGATCGTTTGATTGGCATTCTTGAAAAGATAGCAAATCAATAA